The Terriglobales bacterium nucleotide sequence CGCGAGACTTCTCCTTTACCCGCAGTGTTCGTTTCAACCGGGGCACGAGGACGGTGTAGTACTCGATCATCGCGGTGACTCTCTGAGGCTCCGATTTCATGGCGAGTAGCGACTGCTTGAAATCGAGATCCAAGGGTACCGATCCAGCCAAGTGGAAAGAGAGCTGAGCATCATCCAACTCGATCCCGCTCGCTTCTGCTCCGGCCAGCGCCAGGAGTTGTCCGTGCAACTCGATTAGTTTCTCGGCCTCGGGTTTGGGAGCCGGGGTGGCTTCGTCGTCGTCGAAAAATGTAACGTCGCCGCGAAGGAAAGCACGTTCCTGATCGAGCCCCTCAATCTGGAATCGCTTGCTGCCTTCGGTAACGATATCCAGTCGGCCATCGTCATACTTCTTTACCACCTCGGAGATGTCAGCCAGACATCCGATTTCGGCTACGGAACCCTCCTGGGCGCGAACAATTCCGAATGACTGGTTTTCGAGCAGGGCTTGACCGACCATCTCTTTGTAACGCTCTTCAAAGATGTGGAGGGGCATGGGGGCACCAGGGAGGAGGACGACGTCGAGCGGGAACAACGCGATCAAAGGCACCGAGTCATTGTAAGGCACGGGCCCGATTCCAGGAGGCATTGGCGAATGGCAATTTATCTTCCAAATGGCGCCGATGAACGCCTGTAAGTAGAAGAAAATCCAGAACTTTTCCGCGACTTTAT carries:
- a CDS encoding LON peptidase substrate-binding domain-containing protein; amino-acid sequence: MPYNDSVPLIALFPLDVVLLPGAPMPLHIFEERYKEMVGQALLENQSFGIVRAQEGSVAEIGCLADISEVVKKYDDGRLDIVTEGSKRFQIEGLDQERAFLRGDVTFFDDDEATPAPKPEAEKLIELHGQLLALAGAEASGIELDDAQLSFHLAGSVPLDLDFKQSLLAMKSEPQRVTAMIEYYTVLVPRLKRTLRVKEKSRGNGHAM